Proteins encoded by one window of Yersinia massiliensis:
- a CDS encoding YcgL domain-containing protein yields MLCAIYRSPKRDQTYLYIEKKDDFSRVPAELLASFGKPQFAMQLALNNRNKLATADIDKVKSALIEQGFYLQVPPPPESLLKMHLGENNVQS; encoded by the coding sequence ATGCTTTGTGCTATCTACAGAAGTCCGAAACGGGATCAAACCTACCTTTATATCGAAAAGAAAGACGATTTCTCAAGGGTGCCCGCAGAGCTACTTGCTAGTTTTGGCAAACCCCAATTTGCGATGCAACTTGCGCTAAACAACCGTAATAAACTCGCGACAGCCGATATTGATAAAGTTAAAAGCGCATTGATTGAGCAGGGATTCTATCTGCAAGTCCCACCGCCACCTGAGAGCTTGCTGAAAATGCATTTGGGTGAAAACAACGTGCAATCCTAG
- the fadR gene encoding fatty acid metabolism transcriptional regulator FadR: protein MVIKAQSPAGFAEEYIIESIWNNRFPPGTILPAERELSELIGVTRTTLREVLQRLARDGWLTIQHGKPTKVNNFWETSGLSILETLARLDHDSVPQLIDNLLAVRTNIATIFVRTAIRNHPEKSQEILAQALTVDDSSEAFTALDYGIFRGLAFASGNPIYGLILNGLKGLYTRVGRYYFSNPEARKLALTFYGKLSTLCDEKAYDQVLDCLRTYGKESGAIWHSMQGTMPSDLADARR from the coding sequence ATGGTTATAAAGGCGCAAAGTCCTGCCGGTTTCGCGGAAGAGTATATTATCGAAAGTATTTGGAATAATCGCTTCCCTCCAGGCACTATTTTGCCCGCGGAGCGTGAACTTTCTGAGCTCATTGGTGTGACTCGCACAACATTGCGTGAAGTGCTGCAACGACTAGCCCGCGATGGCTGGCTCACTATTCAGCACGGTAAACCGACGAAAGTAAACAATTTTTGGGAAACTTCAGGCCTCAGTATATTGGAAACGCTCGCACGGCTTGACCACGACAGTGTTCCCCAATTGATTGATAACTTACTGGCTGTTCGAACTAACATCGCGACTATTTTTGTCCGGACAGCAATTCGTAATCATCCAGAAAAATCTCAGGAAATTCTCGCGCAAGCGCTGACCGTTGATGACAGCTCAGAGGCGTTCACTGCGTTGGACTACGGTATCTTTCGTGGGTTAGCTTTTGCTTCAGGTAATCCGATTTATGGTTTGATACTGAATGGGTTGAAAGGGCTTTATACCCGTGTCGGGCGTTACTACTTCTCTAATCCTGAGGCGCGGAAATTGGCGTTAACGTTCTATGGCAAGTTATCGACACTCTGTGATGAAAAAGCCTATGACCAAGTGCTGGATTGTCTGCGTACTTATGGTAAAGAGAGTGGGGCGATTTGGCACAGTATGCAGGGGACTATGCCCAGTGATTTGGCTGATGCTCGCCGCTAG
- the dsbB gene encoding disulfide bond formation protein DsbB encodes MLQFLNRCSKGRGAWLLMALTALALELVALYFQHVMLLQPCVMCIYERAALFGILGASLLGAIAPKSPLRYLAIFVWIYSAWRGVQLAWVHTMLQLHPSPFTTCDFFVSFPSWLPLDKWVPAVFVASGDCSVKQWEFLSLEMPQWLVGIFAAYLLIGVLVLISQFVKPKRRDLFSR; translated from the coding sequence ATGTTGCAATTCCTTAACCGCTGCTCTAAAGGGCGCGGTGCTTGGCTGTTAATGGCCCTGACTGCACTTGCATTAGAATTAGTTGCGCTCTATTTTCAACACGTGATGTTGCTACAGCCTTGCGTAATGTGTATTTACGAACGCGCCGCATTATTCGGTATTCTAGGTGCTTCGTTGTTAGGTGCTATTGCCCCTAAATCTCCCCTACGCTATTTGGCTATTTTTGTTTGGATTTACAGCGCATGGCGTGGGGTTCAGCTCGCTTGGGTGCATACGATGCTACAACTGCATCCTTCGCCATTCACGACCTGTGACTTCTTTGTGAGCTTCCCATCTTGGTTACCATTGGATAAATGGGTGCCTGCTGTCTTTGTCGCCAGTGGTGACTGTTCAGTAAAACAATGGGAATTTCTGTCCTTAGAAATGCCTCAATGGTTGGTCGGGATCTTTGCCGCCTATTTATTGATTGGCGTACTCGTACTGATTAGCCAATTCGTTAAGCCGAAAAGACGCGATCTGTTTAGCCGATAA
- the tsaB gene encoding tRNA (adenosine(37)-N6)-threonylcarbamoyltransferase complex dimerization subunit type 1 TsaB: protein MSTRILAIDTATEACSVALWNNGDIHTLFELCPREHTQRILPMVQQILAESGITLGQLDALAFGRGPGSFTGVRIGIGIGQGLALGADLPMIGVSTLQTMAQGAFRLTGASRVLAAIDARMGEVYWGEFERDAAGHWLGDTTEAVMTPAQAQVRAEELSGHWATVGTGWQTYPDLISGEQLLLADGQMILPHAEDMLPLALSLWASGKAVSVENAEPVYLRNEVTWKKLPGR, encoded by the coding sequence ATGTCCACGCGAATTTTAGCGATCGATACCGCAACAGAAGCTTGTTCTGTCGCACTTTGGAACAACGGCGATATTCATACGTTGTTCGAGCTTTGCCCACGGGAACACACCCAACGAATTTTACCGATGGTGCAGCAAATTTTAGCTGAATCGGGCATCACTTTGGGTCAGCTTGATGCATTGGCCTTTGGTCGTGGCCCAGGTAGTTTTACCGGCGTACGTATTGGTATTGGCATTGGGCAGGGGCTGGCATTGGGTGCAGATTTGCCAATGATCGGTGTATCCACCTTACAAACTATGGCGCAAGGGGCATTTCGTCTCACCGGCGCTTCTCGAGTGTTGGCTGCGATAGATGCACGAATGGGCGAGGTTTACTGGGGTGAGTTTGAGCGAGATGCTGCAGGGCACTGGCTTGGTGATACGACTGAAGCGGTGATGACGCCAGCACAGGCGCAGGTACGTGCGGAAGAGTTGAGTGGTCATTGGGCAACGGTCGGCACGGGTTGGCAGACTTACCCAGATTTGATTAGTGGCGAGCAATTGTTGTTGGCTGATGGTCAAATGATTTTGCCTCACGCCGAAGATATGTTGCCTCTGGCATTGTCATTATGGGCAAGTGGAAAGGCCGTCAGCGTGGAAAATGCTGAACCGGTGTATTTACGCAATGAGGTGACTTGGAAGAAATTACCTGGTCGTTAG
- the minC gene encoding septum site-determining protein MinC produces the protein MSQTPIELKGSSFTLSVIHLYDSRPEVIRQALQEKVDQAPAFLKNAPVVINVATLPNGANWKDLQQAVTSAGLRIVGISGCQDERQKRAIARAGLPLLSEGKGQKVAPEPVISPPENAPTKTRIINTPVRSGQQIYARNCDLIVISSVSAGAELIADGNIHIYGMMRGRALAGASGDAQCQIFCTHLGAELVSIAGQYWLSDQIPRDYFGQAARLHLLDNALTIQPLN, from the coding sequence ATGTCACAAACGCCAATTGAGTTAAAAGGCAGTAGTTTTACCCTTTCGGTCATTCATTTATATGATTCGCGACCGGAGGTAATCCGTCAGGCATTACAGGAAAAAGTGGATCAAGCACCCGCATTCCTGAAAAACGCCCCTGTTGTGATTAACGTTGCAACGTTACCTAACGGTGCTAACTGGAAAGATCTCCAACAGGCTGTCACCTCAGCAGGTCTGCGTATTGTTGGCATCAGTGGTTGTCAGGATGAACGTCAAAAGCGAGCGATTGCGCGAGCAGGCCTACCGTTACTGAGTGAAGGGAAAGGCCAAAAAGTCGCACCGGAACCTGTTATCAGCCCTCCGGAAAACGCGCCGACCAAGACACGAATCATCAATACACCAGTCCGTTCCGGCCAACAGATTTATGCGCGTAATTGCGATTTGATTGTTATCAGCAGTGTCAGTGCTGGTGCTGAATTAATTGCCGACGGCAATATTCATATTTATGGAATGATGCGAGGCCGTGCGCTAGCAGGTGCATCCGGTGATGCCCAATGCCAGATTTTTTGCACACACCTAGGCGCTGAACTAGTCTCTATCGCAGGGCAGTACTGGTTGAGTGATCAGATCCCGCGCGACTATTTTGGTCAGGCTGCACGTCTACATCTGCTAGATAATGCACTAACTATACAACCTTTAAATTAA
- the minE gene encoding cell division topological specificity factor MinE: MALLDFFLSRKKPTANIAKERLQIIVAERRRGDSAPHYLPDLKRDILAVICKYIQIEPEMLHVQFEQKGDDISVLELNVTLPETEETPK, encoded by the coding sequence ATGGCTTTGTTAGACTTTTTTCTGTCCCGCAAAAAACCGACAGCCAATATAGCCAAGGAACGGCTGCAAATTATCGTCGCTGAACGTCGTCGTGGGGATAGTGCTCCCCACTATCTACCTGACTTAAAACGCGATATTTTGGCGGTTATTTGTAAATATATCCAAATCGAACCTGAAATGCTGCATGTGCAATTTGAGCAGAAAGGGGATGATATTTCGGTGCTTGAACTTAATGTGACATTACCGGAAACGGAAGAAACACCTAAATGA
- a CDS encoding YcgN family cysteine cluster protein, with product MSQRPFWQQKTLAEMSDSEWESLCDGCGQCCLNKLIDEDTDEIYFTNVACDQLNIKTCQCRHYDRRFELEEDCIKLTRENLVTFEWLPPTCAYRLIGEGHDLPHWHPLLTGSKSAMHGERISVRHIAVRESEVVDWQDHILNKPQWAR from the coding sequence ATGTCACAACGTCCATTTTGGCAACAAAAAACACTCGCTGAGATGTCAGACAGTGAATGGGAATCGCTGTGCGACGGTTGCGGCCAATGCTGTTTGAACAAACTGATCGATGAAGACACCGATGAAATCTACTTCACTAATGTCGCCTGCGATCAGCTCAATATCAAAACTTGCCAGTGTCGACACTATGATCGCCGTTTCGAATTGGAAGAAGACTGCATCAAGTTAACCCGCGAAAATCTCGTCACCTTTGAATGGTTACCCCCTACATGCGCATATCGTCTTATTGGCGAGGGGCATGACTTACCTCATTGGCATCCGTTATTAACCGGATCGAAATCGGCTATGCACGGTGAACGGATCTCTGTACGTCATATTGCTGTTCGCGAGAGTGAAGTGGTTGACTGGCAGGACCACATTTTGAATAAACCTCAGTGGGCTAGATAA
- the nhaB gene encoding sodium/proton antiporter NhaB, with amino-acid sequence MDMTIRQAALKNFLGSSPDWYKLAIVGFLIVNPLVFFFVNPFIAGWMLVVEFIFTLAMALKCYPLQPGGLLAIQAIAIGMTSPHQVADEIANNLEVLLLLVFMVAGIYFMKQLLLFVFTKLLLNIRSKIVLSFAFCVASAFLSAFLDALTVIAVVISVSVGFYTIYHHVASNHADQDITDDSWIDNQENRKTLEQFRAFLRSLMMHAGVGTALGGVMTMVGEPQNLIIAKSAGWHFAEFFLRMLPVTLPVLCCGLLVCVLVERFKLFGYGAELPERVRQVLTDYDKQNSAKRSRQEKVKLLTQALIGVWLVLALAFHIAEVGLVGLSVIILATSLCGITNEHALGKAFQEALPFTALLTVFFAVVAVIIEQNLFTPIIQFVLQASPSAQLSLFYLFNGLLSSVSDNVFVGTVYINEARKAFEHGVISLQQFELLAVAINTGTNLPSVATPNGQAAFLFLLTSALAPLIRLSYGRMVYMALPYTLVMTGVGLLGVEYLLVPVTEWMTQNGWISLPQILSRVSITN; translated from the coding sequence ATGGATATGACAATAAGACAAGCTGCACTCAAGAATTTTCTTGGCAGTTCTCCAGATTGGTACAAATTGGCTATCGTCGGATTTCTCATTGTTAATCCGCTGGTATTTTTCTTTGTTAACCCCTTTATTGCAGGGTGGATGCTGGTAGTAGAATTTATCTTTACACTCGCAATGGCGCTCAAATGTTACCCATTACAACCGGGTGGCTTATTAGCCATTCAGGCCATCGCAATTGGCATGACTAGTCCCCATCAAGTGGCTGACGAAATTGCCAATAACCTAGAGGTTCTGCTGCTCTTAGTCTTTATGGTGGCGGGTATCTATTTTATGAAGCAGCTATTACTGTTTGTCTTCACTAAACTTTTACTCAATATCCGCTCAAAAATCGTTCTCTCGTTTGCTTTTTGCGTCGCCTCCGCTTTTCTCTCAGCTTTCTTAGATGCCTTAACCGTTATCGCCGTTGTTATTAGCGTATCTGTCGGGTTTTATACTATTTATCACCATGTCGCCTCGAATCATGCAGATCAGGACATTACTGATGATAGTTGGATAGACAATCAGGAAAACCGCAAAACGCTGGAGCAATTCCGCGCATTTCTACGTAGCCTCATGATGCATGCAGGTGTGGGCACGGCACTAGGCGGTGTAATGACCATGGTCGGCGAACCCCAAAACCTCATCATTGCTAAAAGTGCCGGTTGGCATTTTGCCGAGTTCTTCTTACGCATGTTACCCGTGACATTACCTGTACTGTGTTGTGGTTTGCTGGTGTGCGTATTGGTCGAGCGGTTCAAGCTATTTGGTTACGGGGCCGAACTCCCTGAACGTGTTCGTCAGGTACTCACTGATTATGATAAGCAGAACAGCGCCAAACGTAGCCGACAAGAAAAAGTAAAACTTCTGACCCAAGCTTTAATTGGTGTGTGGCTGGTACTGGCATTGGCATTTCATATTGCGGAAGTCGGCTTAGTCGGGCTATCAGTGATTATCCTTGCCACCTCACTGTGTGGCATCACGAATGAGCATGCACTGGGAAAGGCATTTCAGGAAGCATTACCATTTACCGCTTTACTGACGGTATTTTTTGCCGTAGTTGCAGTCATCATTGAGCAAAACCTATTCACCCCCATTATTCAATTTGTCTTGCAAGCCTCACCATCAGCTCAGTTATCATTGTTTTATCTGTTTAACGGCTTATTGTCCTCTGTCTCAGATAATGTTTTTGTCGGGACTGTTTATATTAATGAAGCTCGAAAAGCATTTGAACATGGGGTTATCTCTCTTCAGCAGTTTGAATTATTGGCAGTAGCAATTAATACGGGGACTAACCTGCCATCAGTTGCCACACCGAATGGTCAAGCGGCATTTTTGTTCTTGCTGACTTCCGCACTCGCGCCACTCATCCGCCTTTCGTATGGACGAATGGTTTACATGGCTCTGCCTTATACTCTGGTGATGACTGGGGTGGGTCTATTGGGTGTGGAATACCTATTAGTTCCCGTCACAGAATGGATGACACAAAATGGTTGGATAAGTTTGCCTCAGATCTTGTCTAGGGTTAGCATCACAAACTAA
- the rnd gene encoding ribonuclease D, with the protein MNYQLITTNSALQQVCEQARKHAHIALDTEFVRTRTYYPQLGLIQLYDGEQLSLIDPLPITEWKPFRELLQDLNVVKYLHAGSEDLEVFLNAFDGMPTPMIDTQVLAAFTGRSLSCGFAMLVNEFEGVELDKSESRTDWIARPLSEKQCDYAAADVFYLLPLAAKLVEATEAAGRMDAAKDECLLLCRRRSETLDPELAYREITNAWQLRGHQLACLQKLAAWRLRQARERDLAVNFVVREENLWQVARYQPTSLGELDSLGLSGQEIRYHGRTLLALVAEGNAVPDDQLPPPVANLIDQPGYKKVFKDIKALISAVSERSGLSSELLASRRQINQLLSWHWKLKLSDSQPELLSGWRGDLLSAELIEILQQY; encoded by the coding sequence TTGAATTATCAGTTGATCACGACCAATAGTGCGTTGCAGCAAGTCTGCGAACAAGCCCGGAAACATGCCCATATCGCGCTGGATACAGAGTTTGTCAGAACACGCACTTACTACCCTCAGTTGGGCCTGATTCAACTGTATGACGGTGAACAACTTTCACTGATTGACCCTTTACCAATCACAGAGTGGAAGCCCTTTCGTGAGCTGTTGCAAGATTTGAATGTAGTGAAATACTTGCATGCTGGCAGTGAAGATCTTGAGGTGTTCCTCAATGCTTTCGACGGGATGCCAACCCCGATGATTGACACTCAGGTATTAGCCGCTTTTACTGGGCGCTCGCTATCTTGCGGTTTTGCCATGCTGGTCAACGAATTTGAAGGCGTTGAATTAGATAAAAGTGAGTCTCGTACTGATTGGATCGCTCGTCCATTAAGCGAAAAACAGTGTGATTACGCGGCCGCCGACGTATTTTACTTGTTACCGTTAGCCGCCAAATTGGTGGAAGCAACAGAAGCAGCGGGGCGTATGGATGCCGCAAAAGATGAATGCTTGCTGTTGTGCCGCCGCCGCAGTGAGACTCTGGACCCTGAATTAGCCTACCGTGAGATAACCAATGCTTGGCAGCTACGAGGCCACCAATTAGCATGTTTGCAGAAGCTAGCAGCTTGGCGCTTGCGTCAGGCCCGTGAGCGTGATCTGGCGGTTAATTTTGTCGTGCGAGAGGAAAATCTCTGGCAGGTGGCTCGTTACCAGCCAACCTCGCTGGGTGAGTTGGATTCGCTGGGGTTAAGCGGGCAGGAGATTCGCTATCATGGGCGTACTCTGCTTGCACTGGTCGCCGAGGGCAACGCAGTACCTGATGACCAACTTCCACCACCGGTGGCTAACTTGATCGATCAGCCTGGCTATAAGAAGGTCTTTAAGGATATTAAAGCATTAATATCGGCTGTCAGTGAGCGCTCAGGGCTGAGCAGTGAATTACTGGCATCACGTCGTCAAATTAACCAATTATTGAGCTGGCATTGGAAGCTGAAATTATCTGATTCTCAGCCTGAGTTATTAAGTGGCTGGCGGGGTGATCTGTTATCGGCAGAATTGATTGAGATCTTACAGCAGTATTAA
- a CDS encoding Slp family lipoprotein, with protein sequence MMIKTSITQSTNHKNRKWRLGFLGFGALLLSGCVTIPPAIQGTTATPQQNLNLVRTDPTVFVGQEARFGGTVISVANEVHRTRLEISSVPLDSGARPILGEPSQGRVIAYVNGFLEPADFRGHLVTVVGPITGVEEGHIGKTPYKFVVMNATGYKRWHIEQQVMMPPTMGPWGYRHPDMWGPGWGWYGPGPMPIQTIVTE encoded by the coding sequence ATGATGATAAAAACATCGATAACTCAATCGACAAATCATAAAAACCGTAAATGGAGACTAGGTTTTCTGGGCTTTGGGGCTCTATTACTGTCCGGTTGTGTGACGATCCCGCCTGCGATTCAGGGTACGACAGCCACACCACAGCAGAATCTTAATCTGGTTCGAACCGATCCAACGGTCTTTGTTGGTCAAGAAGCGCGTTTTGGTGGCACAGTCATCAGTGTCGCTAACGAGGTACACCGTACCCGCCTTGAGATTTCAAGTGTGCCGTTAGATTCTGGTGCCAGACCTATTTTGGGTGAACCTTCGCAAGGGCGAGTGATTGCTTATGTGAATGGCTTCCTCGAGCCAGCCGATTTTCGTGGTCATCTCGTCACGGTTGTCGGGCCAATTACCGGTGTCGAAGAAGGCCACATTGGCAAGACGCCCTATAAGTTCGTTGTCATGAATGCCACGGGTTATAAGCGTTGGCATATTGAACAGCAAGTGATGATGCCACCCACCATGGGCCCATGGGGCTATCGTCACCCAGATATGTGGGGACCAGGCTGGGGATGGTACGGTCCCGGCCCAATGCCGATACAAACTATCGTGACTGAATAG
- the minD gene encoding septum site-determining protein MinD — protein MARIIVVTSGKGGVGKTTSSAAIATGLAQKGKKTVVIDFDIGLRNLDLIMGCERRVVYDFVNVIQGDATLNQALIKDKRTDNLYILPASQTRDKDALTKEGVEKILNDLGEMNFEFVVCDSPAGIESGALMALYFADEAVITTNPEVSSVRDSDRILGILSSKSRRAENGQDPIKEHLLLTRYNPGRVNRGDMLSMEDVLDILRIPLVGVIPEDQSVLRASNQGEPVILDKESDAGKAYDDTVDRLLGEERPFRFIEEEKKGFLKRLFGG, from the coding sequence ATGGCACGCATTATTGTTGTTACATCGGGTAAAGGGGGCGTTGGCAAGACCACATCAAGCGCGGCTATCGCAACCGGCTTGGCCCAAAAAGGTAAAAAAACCGTGGTTATCGATTTTGATATCGGCCTACGGAACCTAGATTTGATTATGGGATGTGAACGTCGGGTCGTTTATGATTTTGTTAATGTCATTCAAGGTGATGCCACTTTGAACCAAGCACTGATAAAAGATAAGCGTACAGATAATTTGTATATTCTGCCTGCTTCTCAGACCCGCGATAAAGATGCCCTGACTAAAGAGGGTGTTGAGAAAATTCTGAATGATCTTGGCGAAATGAATTTTGAGTTCGTTGTCTGTGACTCTCCAGCAGGTATCGAGAGCGGCGCTTTGATGGCACTGTACTTTGCTGACGAAGCCGTTATCACGACGAACCCAGAAGTTTCTTCAGTCCGTGACTCAGACCGTATCCTTGGGATACTGTCTTCTAAGTCTCGCCGTGCTGAAAATGGTCAAGACCCGATTAAAGAACACCTGCTGTTGACCCGCTATAATCCAGGGCGCGTTAATCGCGGCGATATGCTTAGCATGGAAGATGTCCTTGATATCCTGAGGATCCCATTGGTTGGCGTTATTCCAGAAGATCAGTCTGTACTGCGTGCCTCGAACCAAGGCGAGCCTGTGATTCTGGACAAAGAGTCAGATGCTGGTAAAGCTTATGACGATACCGTTGACCGTTTGCTAGGAGAAGAACGCCCCTTCCGCTTCATTGAAGAAGAGAAGAAGGGCTTCCTGAAACGCCTTTTTGGGGGATAA
- a CDS encoding fumarylacetoacetate hydrolase family protein: MYQHRDWQGALLDFPVSKVVCVGSNYAEHIKEMGSTASVEPVLFIKPETALCDIRQPVSIPKDFGAVHHEVELAVLIGTPLKQASEDRVARAIAGYGVALDLTLRELQAGLKKVGQPWEKSKAFDGSCPISGFIPVAEFGDAQQADLSLTINDEIRQQGNTRDMITPIIPLISYISRFFTLRAGDIVLTGTPQGVGPMKSGDMLKIMLNGKTLNTRII, from the coding sequence ATGTATCAACATAGAGACTGGCAAGGGGCTTTGCTGGATTTTCCAGTGAGTAAAGTGGTTTGTGTAGGCAGTAACTACGCAGAGCATATTAAAGAAATGGGGAGCACAGCCTCAGTCGAACCGGTTCTGTTTATTAAACCTGAAACGGCCTTATGTGATATTCGTCAACCCGTGTCCATTCCTAAAGACTTCGGGGCTGTCCATCATGAAGTTGAGTTGGCCGTTTTGATCGGAACACCGCTAAAGCAAGCCAGCGAAGATAGAGTCGCACGTGCGATTGCGGGTTACGGTGTTGCGTTAGATCTTACGCTACGTGAACTGCAGGCGGGCTTGAAGAAGGTGGGGCAACCGTGGGAGAAATCCAAGGCATTTGATGGTTCATGCCCGATCTCCGGTTTTATCCCTGTGGCTGAATTTGGTGATGCACAACAGGCGGATTTATCCCTAACTATCAACGATGAAATTCGTCAGCAGGGTAATACCCGCGATATGATTACTCCAATCATTCCGCTGATCAGTTACATCAGTCGCTTCTTTACGTTACGTGCTGGTGATATCGTCCTGACAGGAACGCCGCAGGGTGTAGGCCCAATGAAATCGGGTGATATGCTTAAAATAATGCTTAATGGTAAGACATTGAACACCCGCATCATCTAA
- the fadD gene encoding long-chain-fatty-acid--CoA ligase FadD — protein sequence MEKVWLKRYPADVPAEIDPDRYSSLVEMFENAALRYADQPAFINMGEVMTFRKLEERSRAFAAYLQQGLGLQKGDRVALMMPNLLQYPIALFGILRAGMVVVNVNPLYTPRELEHQLTDSGAAAIVIVSNFAHTLEKVVFNTQVKHVILTRMGDQLSAAKGTLVNFVVKYIKRLVPKYYLPDAISFRTALQKGRRLQYVKPDVINTDLAFLQYTGGTTGVAKGAMLTHRNMQSNLEQAKAAYAPLLQPGHELVVTALPLYHIFALTMNCLLFIELGGRSLLITNPRDIPGLVKELSHYPFTAMTGVNTLFNALLNNEEFHKLDFSTLRLSVGGGMPVQQAVAERWEKLTGKHLLEGYGLTECSPLVTGNPYDLKHYSGSIGLPVPSTDVRLVDDEGQDVAFGEPGELWVRGPQVMLGYWQRPAATDEVLKDGWLATGDIATLDEQGFLRIVDRKKDMILVSGFNVYPNEIEDVVALHSKVLESAVIGVPNEVSGEAVKLFVVKKDASLTQEELLTHCRRYLTGYKVPKIVEFRDELPKSNVGKILRRELRDELVMNKSGDQDAA from the coding sequence TTGGAAAAAGTATGGCTAAAGCGTTATCCGGCTGATGTTCCCGCAGAAATAGATCCGGATCGCTATTCTTCTTTGGTGGAAATGTTTGAGAACGCGGCGTTGCGTTATGCGGACCAACCTGCATTCATCAATATGGGCGAGGTCATGACTTTCCGTAAATTGGAAGAGCGTAGTCGTGCTTTCGCTGCTTATTTACAGCAGGGTTTGGGTTTACAAAAGGGTGACCGGGTCGCTTTAATGATGCCAAACCTGTTGCAATATCCTATTGCTCTGTTTGGTATTTTACGGGCAGGCATGGTTGTAGTGAATGTTAACCCGCTCTACACCCCACGCGAGTTGGAACATCAGTTGACGGATAGCGGCGCTGCGGCAATTGTTATCGTCTCCAACTTTGCTCATACGTTAGAAAAAGTGGTTTTTAATACCCAAGTTAAACACGTTATTTTAACGCGTATGGGCGATCAATTGTCCGCGGCGAAAGGGACGCTAGTGAATTTCGTGGTGAAATACATTAAGCGGCTCGTGCCAAAATACTATTTACCGGATGCCATTTCTTTCCGCACTGCGCTGCAAAAAGGCCGTCGTCTGCAATATGTTAAGCCGGATGTAATTAACACTGATTTGGCTTTTTTGCAGTATACCGGTGGTACGACCGGTGTGGCTAAAGGGGCAATGTTAACTCACCGCAATATGCAATCAAATTTAGAACAGGCAAAAGCGGCTTATGCGCCCTTGCTGCAGCCTGGCCATGAATTAGTGGTCACCGCGTTGCCGCTTTACCACATTTTTGCGTTAACGATGAACTGCCTGCTATTTATTGAATTAGGTGGGCGTAGCTTACTGATCACCAACCCGCGAGATATTCCAGGATTGGTGAAAGAGCTGAGCCATTATCCCTTCACCGCCATGACGGGAGTGAATACGTTATTCAATGCGTTGTTAAACAACGAAGAATTTCACAAGTTAGATTTCTCCACACTACGGTTGTCGGTAGGTGGTGGCATGCCCGTACAGCAAGCTGTGGCTGAACGGTGGGAAAAACTCACTGGGAAGCATTTGCTCGAAGGTTATGGCTTGACCGAGTGTTCGCCATTAGTGACGGGTAACCCTTATGATTTGAAACATTACAGCGGCAGTATTGGTCTGCCAGTCCCCTCAACGGATGTTCGATTGGTCGATGATGAGGGCCAAGATGTGGCATTTGGTGAGCCGGGTGAACTATGGGTGCGTGGCCCACAAGTTATGTTAGGCTATTGGCAACGGCCTGCCGCGACAGATGAAGTCCTAAAAGACGGATGGCTAGCGACAGGTGATATCGCGACACTTGATGAACAGGGTTTCTTACGTATTGTCGATCGTAAGAAAGACATGATTTTGGTTTCAGGTTTTAACGTCTACCCCAATGAGATTGAAGATGTCGTCGCGTTGCATTCAAAAGTGCTGGAGTCTGCGGTCATTGGCGTGCCTAATGAGGTTTCCGGTGAGGCAGTGAAGCTATTTGTCGTGAAAAAAGATGCGTCACTGACACAGGAAGAACTGCTAACCCATTGCCGTCGCTACCTTACTGGGTATAAAGTACCAAAAATAGTAGAATTCCGTGATGAGTTGCCGAAATCGAATGTCGGCAAGATTTTACGAAGGGAATTGCGTGACGAATTGGTTATGAATAAGTCTGGCGATCAAGACGCAGCTTAA